A DNA window from Allokutzneria albata contains the following coding sequences:
- a CDS encoding iron chaperone, which translates to MSSVATDKKFDGFTDEERAAMKERAQELKAAARRRTGKGKADGEHDVLTKISEMPDADRLIAERLHEIVKAAAPGLAPKLWYGMPAYAKDGKVLCFFQSAQKFKSRYATLGFSDVANLDDGSMWPSYFALKELTADDEARIGALVKQAASSHDN; encoded by the coding sequence CCGACAAGAAGTTCGACGGCTTCACCGACGAGGAACGCGCCGCGATGAAGGAGCGCGCCCAGGAGCTGAAGGCGGCAGCGCGCCGCCGCACGGGCAAGGGCAAGGCGGACGGGGAGCACGACGTGCTCACGAAGATCTCCGAGATGCCCGACGCCGATCGCCTCATCGCCGAGCGGCTGCACGAGATCGTCAAGGCCGCGGCACCGGGCCTCGCGCCGAAGCTCTGGTACGGGATGCCCGCCTACGCCAAGGACGGCAAGGTGCTCTGCTTCTTCCAGAGCGCGCAGAAGTTCAAGTCCAGGTACGCCACGCTCGGCTTCAGTGACGTGGCGAACCTCGACGACGGCTCCATGTGGCCGAGCTACTTCGCCCTGAAGGAGCTGACCGCCGACGACGAGGCCAGGATCGGCGCACTGGTGAAGCAGGCGGCTTCCTCGCACGACAACTGA
- a CDS encoding VOC family protein, translated as MSNTLTSTAIDSVTLDVADPAAAKRFYSNAFGLDTQIRLRASEAPTTGFRGFTLSLTVSQPSTVDSLVSSALGVGATTLKPATKSLWGYGGVVQAPDGTIWKIATSAKKDTGPATREIDDIVLLLGVADVAASKRFYVDQGLVVARSFGRMYVEFAAGASPIKLALYRRRALAKDLGVAPDGEGSHRIAIGSSAGPFTDPDGFAWETP; from the coding sequence ATGAGCAACACACTGACGTCCACTGCCATCGACTCCGTCACCCTCGACGTGGCCGACCCCGCGGCCGCGAAGCGCTTCTACAGCAACGCCTTCGGCCTGGACACGCAGATCCGCCTGCGGGCCTCGGAGGCTCCGACGACGGGCTTCCGCGGGTTCACGCTCTCGCTGACCGTGTCCCAACCATCCACTGTAGACAGTCTGGTCAGCTCCGCGCTCGGCGTCGGCGCCACGACCTTGAAGCCCGCCACGAAGTCGTTGTGGGGCTACGGCGGCGTCGTCCAGGCACCGGACGGCACGATCTGGAAGATCGCGACCTCGGCGAAGAAGGACACCGGCCCCGCCACGCGGGAGATCGACGACATCGTGCTCCTGCTCGGAGTCGCCGATGTGGCCGCCAGCAAGCGGTTCTACGTCGACCAGGGCCTTGTCGTCGCGAGGAGCTTCGGCCGGATGTACGTCGAGTTCGCCGCCGGGGCGAGCCCCATCAAGCTGGCCCTGTACCGCCGTCGCGCCCTGGCCAAGGACCTCGGCGTCGCCCCCGACGGCGAAGGTTCGCACCGGATCGCGATCGGCAGCTCCGCCGGCCCCTTCACCGACCCGGACGGATTCGCCTGGGAAACCCCGTGA
- a CDS encoding pyridoxamine 5'-phosphate oxidase family protein gives MTGTAPRGLEERLRDTRAKLDGEVDLWVATSGSPGGAHLVPLSFLWDGTAFLISTPRASVTGRNLLADGQVRLSLGPTRDVVIVDGAAETVEVTPDVGDAFAAKTGFDPRELDEPYQYFRILPRRVQAWREANELRGRDLMRAGRWLG, from the coding sequence ATGACCGGCACAGCACCACGCGGACTTGAGGAAAGGCTGCGGGACACCCGCGCGAAACTGGACGGCGAGGTCGACCTGTGGGTCGCGACATCCGGTTCACCGGGCGGCGCGCACCTCGTCCCGCTCTCCTTCCTGTGGGACGGGACCGCCTTCCTCATCTCGACCCCGCGCGCCTCGGTCACCGGCCGCAACCTGCTGGCCGACGGACAGGTGCGGCTCAGTCTCGGACCGACCCGCGACGTCGTCATCGTCGACGGCGCCGCGGAAACGGTGGAGGTCACCCCCGACGTCGGCGACGCGTTCGCCGCGAAGACCGGCTTCGACCCGCGCGAACTCGACGAGCCCTACCAGTACTTCCGCATCCTGCCGCGGCGCGTCCAGGCTTGGCGCGAAGCGAACGAGCTGCGCGGCCGCGACCTCATGCGCGCGGGCCGCTGGCTCGGCTGA
- a CDS encoding metal-sensitive transcriptional regulator, with amino-acid sequence MELNEDVLTDVVKRLRRVQGQVGGIVQMIESGRDCKDVITQLAAVSRALDRAGFKLIASGLEQCVSDDSEKGAADRAQLEKLFLALA; translated from the coding sequence GTGGAGTTGAACGAAGACGTCCTCACGGACGTGGTCAAGCGGCTGCGGCGCGTTCAGGGCCAGGTGGGCGGGATCGTCCAGATGATCGAGTCCGGGCGGGACTGCAAGGACGTCATCACGCAACTGGCTGCCGTGTCCCGCGCACTGGACCGCGCGGGCTTCAAGCTGATCGCCAGCGGACTGGAGCAGTGCGTCTCCGACGACTCCGAGAAGGGGGCGGCGGATCGGGCTCAGCTGGAGAAGCTCTTCCTCGCGCTGGCCTGA
- a CDS encoding MBL fold metallo-hydrolase has product MIQIVPIDTPTLGDRSYLVGDGTVAFVVDPQRDIDRVLDLAARHGLRITDVFETHIHNDYVTGGLALARATGAAYHVNAADPVSFDRTPIRDHDVVEVGERMRVRAVATPGHTFTHLSYVLETPDRAPVVFTGGSLLFGSTGRPDLLGPSHTDELVRAQYASAHRLTGGLPDDTEICPTHGFGSFCSATQSEAERSTIGREKQVNPVLTQDEESYVEQLLAGLDAFPAYYAHMGPANTAGPAAVDLAEPRTADPAELRARIDAGEWVVDLRSRTAFAAGHLAGSLNFGLDGSFATYLGWLIPWGTPVSLLGDTPEQVAEAQRELVRIGIDRIESSATGEPEAWSGAAPLGTFPRASFTDLAAVRHHRAVTVLDVRRDSEWAGKHVDGAVHVPLHDLLHRLDEVPRGEVWVHCKSGYRASIGASVLAAAGHRVVVIDDQFDQAENAGLPMTA; this is encoded by the coding sequence ATGATCCAGATCGTCCCCATCGACACGCCGACCCTCGGTGACCGCAGCTACCTCGTCGGCGACGGGACCGTGGCGTTCGTGGTGGACCCGCAGCGCGACATCGACCGGGTGCTGGACCTGGCCGCCCGGCACGGTCTGCGGATCACTGACGTCTTCGAGACGCACATCCACAACGACTACGTCACCGGCGGTCTCGCGCTGGCCCGTGCGACGGGCGCGGCCTACCACGTCAACGCGGCGGACCCGGTGTCGTTCGACCGCACACCGATCCGCGACCACGACGTCGTCGAGGTGGGCGAGCGCATGCGGGTGCGGGCGGTCGCGACACCCGGGCACACGTTCACGCACCTGTCCTACGTGCTGGAGACACCGGACCGCGCGCCGGTGGTGTTCACCGGCGGGTCGCTGTTGTTCGGCAGCACTGGCCGTCCCGACCTGCTCGGTCCGTCGCACACCGATGAACTGGTGCGGGCGCAGTACGCCTCGGCCCACCGCCTGACCGGGGGCCTGCCCGACGACACCGAGATCTGCCCGACGCACGGTTTCGGCAGCTTCTGCTCCGCCACCCAGTCGGAGGCCGAACGGTCGACCATCGGCCGGGAGAAGCAGGTCAACCCCGTGCTCACACAGGACGAGGAGTCCTACGTCGAGCAGCTGCTCGCCGGCCTGGACGCCTTTCCCGCGTACTACGCGCACATGGGACCGGCCAACACGGCAGGACCGGCCGCCGTCGACCTCGCCGAGCCGAGGACAGCTGATCCGGCCGAGCTGCGCGCCCGCATCGACGCCGGGGAATGGGTGGTGGACCTCCGGTCCCGCACGGCCTTCGCCGCCGGACACCTCGCGGGCAGCCTGAACTTCGGCCTCGACGGCAGCTTCGCCACCTACCTCGGCTGGCTCATCCCGTGGGGCACGCCGGTGTCCCTGCTCGGCGACACCCCGGAGCAGGTGGCCGAGGCCCAACGGGAGCTGGTCCGCATCGGCATCGACCGGATCGAGTCGTCCGCGACCGGCGAACCCGAGGCGTGGTCCGGCGCGGCGCCGCTCGGAACGTTCCCGCGGGCGAGCTTCACCGATCTCGCCGCGGTGCGCCACCACCGCGCGGTCACGGTCCTCGATGTCCGTCGCGACTCCGAATGGGCGGGCAAGCACGTCGACGGAGCGGTGCACGTCCCGCTGCACGACCTGCTGCACCGGCTCGACGAGGTGCCCCGGGGCGAGGTGTGGGTGCACTGCAAATCGGGTTACCGCGCCTCGATCGGCGCATCGGTGCTCGCCGCCGCGGGCCACCGGGTCGTGGTGATCGACGACCAGTTCGACCAGGCCGAGAACGCCGGCCTGCCGATGACGGCATGA
- a CDS encoding sulfite exporter TauE/SafE family protein: MTALAGLFGLVIGAVLGMLGAGGSILAVPALVYGVGMPLSSAVPTSLLVVAVSALGGLAVRWRLGVIRWPVALVLTAAGVPAAFAGTALGRQIPERWSLLAFGVLMAVVAARMLTAPAEPAGACRTRGGKVDWRSCLPKALAAGAVVGLLTGLFGVGGGFVMVPALTLLLGLTALEAVATSLVVITITSLAGLAAHVASASAIDPGITAIFTGTALLASAVAGLLANRLPAATVRRAFAWVVLAVAVGVATSALFFPAVLHGG, encoded by the coding sequence ATGACGGCCCTGGCAGGGCTGTTCGGACTGGTCATCGGTGCTGTGCTGGGCATGCTCGGCGCGGGCGGCTCGATCCTCGCCGTTCCCGCACTGGTCTACGGCGTCGGCATGCCGCTCTCCTCGGCCGTGCCGACCTCGTTGCTGGTGGTCGCGGTGTCCGCGCTGGGCGGGCTCGCGGTCCGTTGGCGGCTCGGTGTCATCCGCTGGCCCGTTGCACTGGTGTTGACCGCCGCGGGCGTCCCCGCCGCGTTCGCGGGGACCGCGCTCGGGCGACAGATCCCCGAACGCTGGTCGCTGCTCGCCTTCGGTGTGCTGATGGCGGTGGTGGCGGCGCGCATGCTGACCGCTCCCGCCGAGCCGGCCGGAGCGTGCCGCACGCGCGGTGGCAAGGTGGACTGGCGCAGCTGCCTGCCCAAGGCGCTCGCCGCCGGAGCCGTTGTCGGGCTGCTGACGGGGCTGTTCGGCGTCGGCGGCGGGTTCGTCATGGTGCCTGCGCTGACCCTGCTGCTCGGCCTGACGGCCCTCGAAGCCGTCGCCACCTCGCTCGTCGTCATCACGATCACCTCACTGGCCGGCCTCGCCGCGCACGTCGCCTCCGCGTCCGCGATCGACCCCGGCATCACGGCGATCTTCACCGGCACGGCGCTCCTCGCCTCGGCTGTCGCCGGGCTCCTCGCCAACCGCCTGCCAGCCGCCACCGTGCGCCGCGCGTTCGCCTGGGTCGTCCTCGCCGTCGCTGTCGGCGTGGCCACCTCCGCCTTGTTCTTCCCCGCCGTGCTCCACGGCGGCTGA